In the genome of Kitasatospora cineracea, one region contains:
- a CDS encoding SCP2 sterol-binding domain-containing protein: MATIEECRTALEQLSRNLAAAGGDIRKATALDRSLSCHLTDLGLTFTGRLTDGRLTGITDAPGPPATKADIKLTTTGDDLVALVDGKLPFPTAWATGRLKLDASFRDLLRLRTLL, encoded by the coding sequence ATGGCCACCATCGAGGAGTGCCGCACCGCACTGGAGCAGCTCAGCCGCAACCTCGCCGCCGCCGGCGGCGACATCCGCAAGGCCACCGCCCTCGACCGCTCCCTCAGCTGCCACCTCACCGACCTCGGCCTGACCTTCACCGGCCGCCTCACCGACGGACGGCTCACCGGCATCACCGACGCCCCCGGCCCGCCCGCCACCAAGGCCGACATCAAGCTCACCACCACCGGCGACGACCTGGTCGCCCTGGTCGACGGCAAACTCCCCTTCCCCACCGCCTGGGCCACCGGCCGCCTCAAGCTCGACGCGAGCTTCCGCGACCTGCTGCGCCTGCGCACCCTGCTCTGA